The Venturia canescens isolate UGA chromosome 7, ASM1945775v1, whole genome shotgun sequence genome segment AGCCACTCTGACCTGGAAGATGCACTTTTCGAGAACTAACACAGAGCGACGCTCTTGTCAATTTACACAATTAATCGTTATTTTAAACTGTCTAATCAAAATCAAAAGTTATACAATGCTTAATTCTTGATCTGTTAAACATGACTGGCTATTTCACTGGAAACCAAACTCTTTGgttttactaaaaaattgtCTCTAAAAACCGATTTATAAACAATTATAAACACTTATGTAAGTTATGAAAAATGGGATATAAAACATTAGCACGATCGGTAAAGCAGGTCGAACTAcagggaagaagaaaaaacctgtaaacatatatatgTTATATATCTTTTGGCTTTTGGGTCTTCAGTCATCACGCTACACAGGAACTCTCACAGACACCAATTcgtttcgtcaatttttcgttGCAAAACGGGTTTATAGATTTCGGAGCCGATCTAACTTCTAGTGAGCAAAATGATTGGGAAGAGGCATTTGGAGTTGGCGATGAAGTGGTAAATATGAAAAGAGAAGACACCTTTAACCTTAGCAGCTGATCGTTATTGTAAAATCGTTCGTTCAGTGTgtgttttcgatattttcactTATGTAATCTTGTTTCTCATCATCTCAGGGTAAATATTGCTTGATTTTCACAGGCTCCCCTCGGCAGCAACTTACGGAACAACCGCCGGCATTGGAATAGTTTATTTAACCGAATGGAAACTGATCATGCAAAACCTGCCGTTTTACGAAACGTTCTGGAAGGCCAGGGAGAAAGAATAATGACCGAATGAGGATTTGTGTCAAAAATGTCTTAATGAATATTGTATGTTCTTCAGTAGAATAAGTGATTGTGCACGCTGATTTAGAAATCCTATTTctggcaataaaaaaaaattccataaaggACATTCGGGACTTGATCAGTCAAATGAACAACAATGAttgcaaataaataaattgtacaaaatatTTCCTCTTGGTTATTTATTCATTACAAATAAAGTCAATAGATTATTGGATAAAATTCTTTCGAAGCTTCATTTTCTAGTGCTCGTTGACTCCGCTTTGGATATTCTTTTCAGTTTCCAATTCCAGCTGATACAATGATTCAGCAAGTGCCAtcgaattattcaattttctttctttcatcaATGGCCCAAATACATATCtgaatattgaataaaaaatcaatttgcaTAAATCAACTCTTCTTTCATTCGTTGTTTATATTTAAAGAATAAAGTGTATTTACTTGCTTAAGAATATGGTTAATGCACATCCACCCATGCCTATTGTACCCAGGAGAAACATTCCCACCTGTGCGTTCATAGATGCCGGctttttactatgattttgAACATGTTTcaatcattattttataatcTACTTATTATTTTAATCTGTTTATCTCCtagtttcattatttcttgtTTACAAATTATTGTCAAAtcagttgataaaaaaaaaattggaaaaaaaacaatgatgtTGCTATGACCGCTTATTGAGTCAATacagtttttgttttctctattGTTTGTCCGTCAGTTTGTAATTGTTTATCCATTTTTTAGATGTATTCTAACAGTATTTTTATGGATAACATATTGGAGGTTAAGTTATGTGAACCAACCTCATTCTGATggatcaattattattttgtcttCAGATTTCTTTTCGGCCcagtatttttcaatcgagGGTTTCCAAATGTATATACCTGAAATACCGCCAAGTATCGTAACTATAAAAATATCGGTAAAATTATAACCGATGGGCTTTCGTATGCCCCACATAGTATCATAGTATTCCTTCCGTGGGACACAGAGCCAGAGACAGAGATGACAAAAACAACATTCGGCGCGGCGCTGTTGTAGCAGACGACATGCACACATGGACACCTGCTCGATcgagcgacgataaaaattgatcgaattttttcgatcgatcggattgccaaagtttttttttgttttttttttaaaaaatttgtatcatTTTAATATATAAGGATTGTGCATGGTTGCAAGTAGATCGATTATTATCAATTCTGTTTTGTAAAATCGAtataaacaattaaaaatatgtacaaattttgcaaagtttttgttgtatttgcTTATGATTGTAGATGTAATCGAAACTTTTGTAGATATCGTACAAATAGATATAGAAATCAGATTTTGCCGGTAAACTTATGAAACTTATTATAAGTGTCATAAAGAGTTTGGAATATGCCCCGTGTAGAAGTTGGCAGAGTTCTGGAAAGCAGAGAAATGGCATGTTGGTCGCATATGCTGAGAAAATGTCCAACAGAATCTTCCAATGGCccctgaaaaatattaaattaattCCAAATAATACCAGAACTCGTTGACAgatgaaattgataaaaaataaaatcatatcAATTTAGTTTTTCACCTTAACTCTAGGAGGTATTACACCTTCTGAAAATATTCCAACAAGATCAGCGATCACATAAGGACTGATTCGaaccaaatcttttttcagttTGACCAAAGCATTGGTAAATCtgaaattattaatgaaaaaaaaaatataacatcaacgaatttttaagaaaatctaCAAGATCTGATAAGTTCAAGGAgatttaaattatttaaatacAACTATGGAATGTAGACATTAGGGTGATTCTTGATTGAGGTTGAAATTATTCTTTTCAAATTCCCCGCCTGGTTCGATTCCAAATCACTAAAAAAGATACCACGAAAGAGCTGTGGTCAGTGGGATGATGGGAAATGGTGCCTGTAAATctgaatcgattgaaaaaaaaggtattTTATATTAAAGTAATGTTTTTCCGCTGGGGCCTATTCTTCCTGATATTTTATAAGTTCCCTCGGCATATGGGCTAtgccgaaataattttaattctttaataGCTTTCATTCTCAACAGTCTCAACTTCTGTTTCTTTCTTTCAGTCTCAACAAGCTGACACAAGCCTacgaaacaaaattatttcgtttcaTCGGCCCtggaaaaagacaaaaaagcaAATTACTGAGCAACGGATCCCAGAAACGACAGATACATAAATTCATGCAGATTAGCATGGGATACAACCGCTTTTCCTCCAGGTCACGAAGACAATATAAGAGGAAATAATGATCtagaaattttagaaaatataattctcTTCAGGAGcaaagaacaaaaaatcattcgatgaTTAATTACTGGGCATACAGGAAAACAATGCATCACAGGCAAAGATAATCAGTTGAAGCGATTGGAGGTGGGTGCATGACGTAGTTACATAAATACTTGAATAGTTGTTCTTAATTACGATTGACAAGGGTTTCAAGTACACTTGGACGACTCAACGTGATCTGGATAGatagaataaaaagaatagCAACCGAAGATAAAACAAACAGAAATTTGACTAAAGTCGAAACAATGACCGGACTTACCGGCACCCTTTCCCATCATCCCACTGACTACAGCTTTTTCGTGGTGTCTTTTTCAGTGATTTGGAATCAAATCagggggaggggaggggggggtggaatttgaaaaaaaaaaattcaaccccAATTAAGGATCACCCTAGTATACATATACGGAgtgagaatataaaaaatggaatgaCAATGAGAAACAATGAAACTACCGtagttgaaaacaaaaaaaatcatatttgagAAATGTTGCGACTTACTTTTCGATATCAAGAGCTAAACATCCGAGTATTCGTAGCCTCGACGAATCATTATCCTTTCTCGATTCACGAACAACGAGTTCCACGATCTTCCTATACAACCCAAGCAGAATAGGCAATCGATCGATAATAATCGGCGCGTTGAATTTTACCAAAGAGGAGGATAAAACGAGAGCATACTCGCAAGCGTTCAATTCTGCCTCTTTCAACGATCGTGCAACAAGTAGAGTTACGAGATCGATACTTTTCTCGATAACGTGCAGGGATTCAGGCAATATGCTGCGCACGAATTGCAAGACAGGCGGCCAAAAGTtgacatgaatatttgaaattagTAGAGCTTGAAGCAAATAATGTAGagcagttattcgaaatttttgacGAGCATCTCTCATTGGTATACTCGTCACACAATTCCAAATAATCAGAGAGCGTTTGAAAGTAACATCGTCCGACGCTGTAAGGGCCGTAAtctggaaaatattttaaaaacgaaaaattaatatATTTCTAACGGCACATCgtttttcaggattttttttttttgtttcatttacgAGTTCGCAGATTTTCCTTACAGTTTGTGAATGAAGTAgcataaaaagttttttcaacgccttgggctctgctctttccaaGATGGGAAGAGCGATATCTTTTACGGGATTATTGAGCACATGTGGCCAAacattttttagaattttttcattcagatCCAATTTTCCACCAAGTTTCAACACCACACTCATCAAATGTAGACcttctgtgataaattttccatCTGTTACTGCATCAGTCTAGAAATAAAGCTTTGTAAAATGATGAACAGATAACACAACGAGAATTTGCTAGTCGTTAAATAATTGTTTACCAGAAAAATCTTGTTTATAATGGATTTCGTGATAGCCATTAAATTTTCCGGTATTTGTCCATTCGTTGTAGAAACTCGTAGAGCTAAAGTGAAGCGTTTAATATTATCGGGATCTTTAAATTCGTCATTCATGTTGTCGAGTAATTTTCTGCTCAACCTTTGTTCGGcctttttaaatatttccttCTCTTCACCCTTCAGTTTCGGCTTTACACGCTCGATACACTCCAACAACAGAGCAGTCGAAGAATCAgtcttttgagattttttcaccaaaattttcaacgtttcccaattggaaatattttttaatgacgATTCGATGACCCTTCGGTTCGATTTGTCATGCGTTAATTCGTAAATCAGTGAATCTGAATCAATCAGATCAATTACATCGATATCCAATTTTTCTGACAAATctgtttaacaaaaaaaaaagaaatcaattaATAACGACTTTATAAGtccatgaaaattcattaaactATGCACCAACATTAAACTATGCACTAACCGATTGAAATGCGTGAACAAATCTGTAGAATTGTCTCGTTGCCCCTAGACtcatttttaatcgaataaataacgagaaagagagcttTTCTGAAATCGAGTCCGAAATATTTCAACGGTAAATGCAACAAGATTCGCAAATCTTTTTCCACAATAGACAACGATTCCTCATTCAAAGTCTTCCATTCTTTTCTTGTTAAATCACTTTTCATATGCTTCGTTAACTTCGACGTACTGCCacgattcaaaattttcaccTGTGTCAATTCAAacgcatcattttttttcttctttttgtaTCTAGTTAATCTTCATAATTATgaataaaatcataaaattaccACATCGACGTGTCCTGCGATTGTTTTCGTCATACTTTCGTTGACTTTTTCCGAGATATCGACGAGTATCTGATACACAAGAGATTTTAAAAATCTCTCGTCATTCTGCACGCTTTCGACGTTCAGTCTCTTCAGGGGCTGTAAATCTTTGGTCTGTGAACACTTCAAATCATCCAAAAGATGTTTCGCTAATTCAGCAATTTGTGAATTGTTCATTGATGATATAACGTGTGGACTATGATCGAGTATAATTGACCAAGAGTTTTCGAAACCATCCAGCAGGTTCGACGAATCGAAGGGTTTGCTCTCTTCCAAATTTCGTCCCATTTGCTGGACTAAAATCCTGTTCTGCAATTTCGTAATCGATTATTGATGTTAAAAAGAAGTTCAAGTACCTGAGAGTTCGGGAAGTATGAAATTCGGGAATgtaaaaatagaacgaatgtATACCATTGCTTTTTTACAATTGAGGCTATCGATATTTTCCATGATTTCTCGAACTCGACTCTCagaaattggaaaatcaagCTTTTGCGATACTGCATCAGGCACGTAATGTTCCATCCAAGCGTGCATACTATCCCAATACCAAACAACGCTCAGCACTGccgcaatcattttttcattatccccGATTTCCATTATTGTGTCAGTTAACAAGGAAATCGTTTTTCCAAGTTCTCTCAGGCCTTGAATAAATTTATCCTGACTGGAAATTTGAATGGAATGATCAAATATCCGGACGCCTTCGAAGTATGCTGACATTAAATCAGCTGTGGCTTGCAACATGAAAGTCCCAACTTCTGAAAATATGCTTTTCATTATCTAGAATTCagtaattttttcgaaatcggACGAGTTTGTGGTTTGCATTTTGGAAAAGTTTGACAACTGGTTCAacaatttcaattgaaataatcggaaaaatgaggaaacaactttttaaaatactcacttttatttttagtaACCATAGCGGCGCAGTTGTTGAGATGATAAATGAGAGTTCTGAGCACACCGATAGTTTGCGCGCTTGTCATATTTCCGACCGATTTactgaaatgttttttaaagCCCACAGGAAAAACggtttcaaaattcaatttcaatttattactCTCTTCGAGTTTTATCTCAACAGCTTTAAGAATCCATGGAATGAGTTTTTGTTCTCGTCTTAAACGCACTCCAGCCTCGATAATTGCGACCATAAGATCCGTATACGAATTGATCtcgtctccattttttttttcttcgaatagaATGCGCTCAAAGATATTTTGCATCTTTGTTTCAATAATGAGGGGATTGAGCACGGCGATGCTTTCCAAAGCTTTGTAGTGAACGTCGTTCAAAATCTCTGATGAAATTACTTCGTCGATCAACATttgtaaatattcaaaaagtGTTGATTCCCCAATTTTATTCTGATAATCAAATCCCACATTCGATAACTGTTGTTTAATATTTGCAAAGACTTTAACCTTGACAGGGCCGGCAGAATTCATCAAATTCCTAAACACACGGTCTATGGTTGCTGGATCATTTTTGTAAGAACCAGCAGCAGctcgaaaaatgtatgaaaacgCAACAACTGTAATTTGCACTTCGTAACtatctactttttttttcaattcttcaaaCAACTTCAACACAAAATTATCTTCTTTTCCAATGAAATCTTTAAACTGCAAAAATCTTGATTTGCCAAATATTAATTGTTGAATACACTTGTGAATTTCAGCCCCCAGTCTATCATGCTGATTCATATTAACAAGACTGCATAACGGATACAACATTTGTGAGATTAAGATCTCAGCTATTTCGTCTTTATTGGTCGATTGTTTATAACAAGTAACCAAGCATTCGATAccatgaattacacaagttcGTCCTTCATCTTTCAATAATGCCTCTCCTTCATCTATGTTTCTATTTGATTTTCTGGCAGAAATACAAGCTACAAGGCTTGTGATTAAATTAGCGATAGACAAGAGATTGGTTTGAAAGTAGCGATGCATTTCTCGGTTGAGAAAAATCATTGTGCAAGCCTCCATAACTTCTCGGAGTTCTGTGCTCTCTGCGTGGCTTAATTTTCTTATCAAGGTATCGACCAGAATTTGCTTGATATCGGTTTTGAAAATAACCATGGGACAAAACATTTTGAACCTCAGACATTTGGTCAGCGTGTTTAAAATGGGAGCAGAATTTGTTCCCTCCTTCTCTATCTGTTCGCACAGCCATCTTAAAACAAGGTCTTCTTTTCGTGTCACAGGGAAATCTTCGCTCGTAAAAGTGTTTTCTGCTAATTTCAAACGCTTCGCTAATGGCTCCTCATTGCTTTCCAATCTACGACTCAGCTCTGTGAAACAAGGTTAAATTGCGACATTGAAGCGGTTTGTTTTCattgttaaattgtttaaGAAATTGTATTAAAACTATATTGGAATTGAACGATCGATACTTACCTCTTGAGAGAGCCATTTCCGTGTTTTTACACTTTAATCATGTAAGAATTTTGTCATTTAAATCTGTGTcagtttgaaaaagtttttaagtTATTCTAAAGCACGTGGAgcacgtgttttcacttgaattgagaaaattgaaattataaaTTGATCTGTCCACTGAAAGATCCAAGTGGCGCCAtcccttgaattttttttcattacttttctcTGCTGCTGGTGCTGCTATAGCAGAGCTCGTTTGgcgaatctctctctctctctctctctttgtgaTTGCCGCTAACTAAAAAAGAAGTTGTTCCGGTCGATCGTTGCTTGACAATTGTAAGCGAACGTCGCATATTTACCAGAACTGCCAGAACAGAGAACCACCAGAAGAACCAAGAAGAACAAATCTATACCGAGTGAATCGATATTACTGCCTATATATTTCGATCAAACTTTTAGTTTTCTCACTTTATTGGTATACcggtagaattaatatttttggAAACATTAAATTACGTGCCATATAAAATGGTTGATTATAGCAAGTGGAAGGATATAGAGGTAAGAATAAATACACATTAACGCTTCGTTTTCTTGGTTATAAGCTTCTAGAAAGTTTCGTCTAAACTGCGTGGAATTTTCCAAAGTTCTCCTTTTAACCTTGTGCTTTCTTGTGATGTAAATCCTAATTTCTCTTTTGAATGTTTCACATCAGATTAATATTAGTTTTAAAGGTAACACTTGAtgttaccttttttttctatttgttttgATTCGTCACCCAGGAcattgcaaaatttttttttttatcgacataCGAGAATCATGATGAAGTTTGTTGTTGCACCATAATAAGATAAATAATGATTCATAACGGTAAAAACGACTATAATGCTTGAATTAATTAAATGACATATGTACACGCGTGCATgaacacatacacacacacacaccgttgaagaataaaaatcattatttcaaacATGATTATCtttgttaataaatattacacGATAAATAAATGGTTACGATAACGATACTGACAATTACTTCTCTATGATTGATGAACAGATTTCTGATGACGAGGATGATACACATCCCAATATTGATACTCCGTCTTTATTCAGATGGCGGCATCAAGCCCGTATCGAACGAATggaagagcaagagagagaacaACGAGAGTTCCAACAACTGAAATTAGAGTAAGCGTTGCTCAAGTTTCAGGAGCTTAGTTATCCACAATTGATGAAGAATAAAGTTGTTGGTATTGCCTAAGTTTTTTACAACCCCGGTAGGTCTCTGTGTAAATCTGACACTGTTGAAACAGAAACAACGAATTATGAGCACTTAACAGATCTGACAAGAACATAAAATACAAGTGTATCcttataaaaaacaaaatgagtaTGATTAGGAGCGTTTTAAAAATAggcaaaaatggaaaaattctaTGACACTTATCGTGTTATATCGATCATTTGATTAATAGGAAGAGATTAGAAATGTATGAAACTCTCAAGGACAGggatttttatattaaaattcgactttttcttttacacgaGATTTATGCATaatatcaatgaatttttcatacgTTCACTCGCATGACAGAACTGTGCAAAAGTGATAAAATCTGTTGAAATGTGTTCAGTAATTCTTCAAATTGCCCTCCTACATTCATATGCCCTGGATCATGGACGGATATCATAGGTTTTGAAATGTCATGTGTTTCATCCAACTCATTCGTTGactatttttaatgaaaaatttccatttcAAGAACTGAGAGAAAGCTCAAAGAGCGAAAGAACGAACTAGAAGCTCTggaggagaaacaaaaaaggaTACCATGCAACACGGAGGAGTTGTCGACACTGAAGAAAGCAATAGAGGAATTAGAGATCGAGCAAAGAAAGATCAAGGCGAAAGAGGaagatttgaagaaaaaagaaaaattgagacCCTGGAATGTGGATACGATCGGACATGCGGGATTTACGAAAACGGTGATAAACACAAAACCAGCAAGGAAGGAAGATGAATCCGAATTACCGGACGAAGTgagggaaaaaagaatgaaggaTTTTGTgaaggaaaatgagaaaaaattgaaggaattcGGAATGCTGAGACGATACGATGATAGCAAAAAATTCTTGCAAGAAAATCAACAGCTGGTTTGCGAAAATACTGCAAATTATTTGGTCATTTGGTGCATCAATCTCGAAATGGAAGAAGTGGGTTTACTTGAGtttgattttgattatttttatctatAATTTGTTATTTACACCTCATATTTTACCAGATAATTTAATTTCCACAGAAACATGTATTGATGGAGCACGTCGCTCATCAGTGCATGTGTATGCAATACATCCTCGAACTGTCCAAGCAATTGGACGTTGATCCGAGAGCCTGTGTCGGCTCATTCTTCAGCCGTATTCAAATAGCCGAGGTCGAATACAAAAAGTCTTTCGAGGACGAGCTTACCGCCTTCAAGGATCGGATACGTAAGAGAGCAGCAGAAAAAGTTGCTGAGGCTCTTAAAGAGGATGAAGAGGAGGAACGCTTGGCTCGCCTTGGACCTGGAGGCCTTGATCCTGTTGAAGTCTTTGAGTCTCTGCCTGAGGTGAAAATACTCGTTCAACATTTTGTCCCACGCATTGGAAACTATTAAATAATATCCCACGCGATTTTTTAATGTCGGTTTCCCGTTACAGGCCCTTCAAAAATGCTTCGAGGTTCAAGACATTCCTCTGCTGCAAAAAACAATAGATGAAATGCCTGAGGAAGAAGCCAAATATCACATGAAACGATGTGTCGACAGCGGTTTGTGGGTACCGGATgcaaaatcaaaaaacaaaagcaCATTATTAAACGAAGGTGACCAAGAGGAGGAAAATTTATTGAGTGAGAAAAAACCAGTCGATCATGAATAATCCAcccaataattatttttcatcaaaatttttttcaagttagtAAACACATTCTTACACTTCCGTACTCTGTGAAGAACAAATTGACCTTTatcttttcactttatttTATCCATCAAATGAATCATGCGTTAAACTAGAATTTATCAAATATTTCTATAAATTTGTTTTACCGAAACCCAATcatcattgaataaaataattgctATTATTAGACATTGCAATCGtaacattaaaaataaatggatgatgatttatttttcttatcctATCCTAAAAAGAATTTCTAGAACGTTTCAGCATCAATGACTCGcgccatttctttttttttctccataaaCTCAAAATCCTGTGTTGAATTTCATGTGAATATAAATGTATTACTCGCACCTAAACGGGGAAAAATTGTTCAGAacttgtttaaaaaatttcagagtaaaaaatatatatataatataataataacgtGTAAAATTTCAGGTGAAATTTTACACGTTAAAAAAGCCCTAAATAGTATATTGTCGTTTctcaattgaaatttgaatatgccgccaaaaaaatcattcgatatttcgatatgCGAGAGTAGCAGCACATGCGTTCGCGGAAATCGTGAGCATGCGCGACCGGAAATGGCGTAGTAGTAGTATATCGAACGTTCGGGATTCTCCTCCTTTTCCGGTGTTGATGTGCCAAATGGTCTTTGGGTAATATTTTACGTCTCTCATTCTGAAAGCTTTACGCaagattatttatttgaaaaaaaaacaatactacGCACAGTCCCggtgattgaaatttttgcaaaCTTAACGTTGCACGCATTTGCTGTAAATAAGTTAATTTAATGTCGTAAATACATCGTTTCAAGTTGGAACTCCGCTTTGGTGAATCGCTTGTTCTATAACCGCTGTGTCCCCTGCCTGGcttctatacatatatataaattttttttcagaatcatAAGCCTAAGTAAGAACGGTTCACAATTTTCCACCATAGACGGCGCTTCATTCTCTTACAGACTCTAGGactcgttctttttttcattttctatttttttttattgttcttcACTATCCACGTTAAATATGATACTTTATTGCACGCTTGTGGACGAGCGATTCCTtggtgaatttatttcgtgctacaaagtgaaaattatttgTGTTACtgcaatatttattattcttcgtTCTGTGACTTAACAAAACTGCATGCGCTATTTTTACTCGGATAAATTTGGGCGTTGCACGAAATTTCGTGGTGTTTTTGGTTTGCTTTTCGATTCATATTTTATGTGCAAATCTCGCTACGAAGCACCGCTTCTCAACAACGTACTcccaaaagaaaaataccatGTCTAAACGTAATCTATATAATTATAAATCGATGTGTTTGAACCAATCCCGATATGCGCGAGTAGAAATGGCGAAAAGTGTATGGTGGCTTGTGGGTAAACTAACTCGTAAAATCAAAATGGCGTGGCGTCTGAacgttaaataatattttttacgcATCATCGATAAACGTGAATATCTCGTATTCAGGTCAGGAAGAAATAAGAATATTTAGAAAATTAATCATTAAAGTCGCATGTGTTGGTAGAGAAGAAAGTGTGCGGAAAATTCTATTCATaattttgattaatttcaTTGGTGAATCTCGTATACTTGATATTTCTCGCGAATATTATGAATAAATTTGCTCAATGAACCGTGTGTTATCTCTAAAGATTGATAAATGCATGTATTAGGAAAGAAtgaaagagagatagaaaaaaagaacgcgCACTGCGGCGAAGCTCGTTTTCTCGTTTAATCGTATTAGGTTCACCGGGCCGCGGGCCACGAACGAgaagaggggagggggggggggggcatcgCGATGATGCTGCACACCACCGAACTGTCCGAGTGGCTAAGGGAAGAAGGGGGAAAGGTACggttgcgcgcgcgcgcgcccgcgtTGCATTATGGGTAGACGGGCGGGAGGATGGACGGGGGGAGAACGAAAAGAACGAAGAACGAGACGAGGGTTCACAAAATGGCGGCCAAGCTCAGGCCAGCGACCATATAGTACGTGttaaattcgatatttttttatgatgtCGGGTGTTTCAGTAACAACTTTTGTACACTAATGAGATCGGGTGTCATCGTATCTACGTATTAAAGTTGTTTTAAACGAAAATAGTGTTACGGAATTTGTAAAAAGAATAATATAGGAGGCTAAGTGAGACGCGTAGACGGGAACGATGCAGGTGAGTGGGGAAAATCGGGCTCGGAGGCAAGTTTGTCGAAACGAATTCAATGTTAATAGTGTTTAGATCGAAATCGTTGTACTTTTTTGTCGAAAATAAGGTATTTCCGGAACTTGTGTTacgcgataaataaaaaaatcttcgaatTATAACTCTGCCGTCGGTGTTGTTTGGAATATTGAGATATTCACGTTGCCACATGCGTTTTTCATGCCACCAAATATTAGCCCATAAAACGCTTTATTATCGCCAAATTATTAGtggatatttatttatttgtgtgAAAAAGGATTGGGCGGGGTCGTATggtacttggaaaaatgaaaaatcgtcgacCTGCTTGTAAGATTTTTCACAACTTCACCAAGTATTCGCTTCTTCATAATAACCTACAAGTTTGTTTACATTCATTCTTTAagccttttttcaatgaaaatgtcATTGTTCCAGCCTAATTATCGCTCCATATCGTACTTCATGATTTTTCTAATGCGCTGCATTGGtctaatcaaaattttgtGACGGACCCATTTTTGCAAATTGAGCCCAAACTTTGACCTCAGCATTGTTCATCCGTCATGTTCTTACATCTTTGATACCCCCTATTTCTTAGTGCGCCGTCCTCTTTTATCTCAAACTTTATCAACCTTCTCTACGatctatcattattttttttctcaaactttattccattttctctTATggcgtatattttttttcccaatttttcccAGCATAATGTCTTAACTGAATGAACTCAAGCGGACGAGACACAAAATTCTAATCGA includes the following:
- the LOC122413711 gene encoding uncharacterized protein isoform X2 gives rise to the protein MALSRELSRRLESNEEPLAKRLKLAENTFTSEDFPVTRKEDLVLRWLCEQIEKEGTNSAPILNTLTKCLRFKMFCPMVIFKTDIKQILVDTLIRKLSHAESTELREVMEACTMIFLNREMHRYFQTNLLSIANLITSLVACISARKSNRNIDEGEALLKDEGRTCVIHGIECLVTCYKQSTNKDEIAEILISQMLYPLCSLVNMNQHDRLGAEIHKCIQQLIFGKSRFLQFKDFIGKEDNFVLKLFEELKKKVDSYEVQITVVAFSYIFRAAAGSYKNDPATIDRVFRNLMNSAGPVKVKVFANIKQQLSNVGFDYQNKIGESTLFEYLQMLIDEVISSEILNDVHYKALESIAVLNPLIIETKMQNIFERILFEEKKNGDEINSYTDLMVAIIEAGVRLRREQKLIPWILKAVEIKLEESNKLKLNFETVFPVGFKKHFSKSVGNMTSAQTIGVLRTLIYHLNNCAAMVTKNKIGTFMLQATADLMSAYFEGVRIFDHSIQISSQDKFIQGLRELGKTISLLTDTIMEIGDNEKMIAAVLSVVWYWDSMHAWMEHYVPDAVSQKLDFPISESRVREIMENIDSLNCKKAMNRILVQQMGRNLEESKPFDSSNLLDGFENSWSIILDHSPHVISSMNNSQIAELAKHLLDDLKCSQTKDLQPLKRLNVESVQNDERFLKSLVYQILVDISEKVNESMTKTIAGHVDVVKILNRGSTSKLTKHMKSDLTRKEWKTLNEESLSIVEKDLRILLHLPLKYFGLDFRKALFLVIYSIKNESRGNETILQICSRISIDLSEKLDIDVIDLIDSDSLIYELTHDKSNRRVIESSLKNISNWETLKILVKKSQKTDSSTALLLECIERVKPKLKGEEKEIFKKAEQRLSRKLLDNMNDEFKDPDNIKRFTLALRVSTTNGQIPENLMAITKSIINKIFLTDAVTDGKFITEGLHLMSVVLKLGGKLDLNEKILKNVWPHVLNNPVKDIALPILERAEPKALKKLFMLLHSQTITALTASDDVTFKRSLIIWNCVTSIPMRDARQKFRITALHYLLQALLISNIHVNFWPPVLQFVRSILPESLHVIEKSIDLVTLLVARSLKEAELNACEYALVLSSSLVKFNAPIIIDRLPILLGLYRKIVELVVRESRKDNDSSRLRILGCLALDIEKFTNALVKLKKDLVRISPYVIADLVGIFSEGVIPPRVKGPLEDSVGHFLSICDQHAISLLSRTLPTSTRGIFQTLYDTYNKFHKFTGKI